A stretch of Kaistella flava (ex Peng et al. 2021) DNA encodes these proteins:
- a CDS encoding peroxiredoxin — MSLVGKKFPNIAIDAMSEMGDDLKINIFEEATKNEQKVLLFWYPKDFTFVCPTELHAFQEALGEFEKRNTKVIGASCDTNEVHFAWLNTPKDNGGIEGVTYPILADTHRQLANILGIVDQDFDYDEEGNESFTGSNVTYRATYLIDETGKIFHEAVNDMPLGRNVKEFLRLIDAYTHVQKHGEVCPANWEEGKDAMKANRESTAEYLASHSN; from the coding sequence ATGTCATTAGTAGGAAAAAAATTCCCCAACATCGCAATTGATGCAATGTCTGAAATGGGTGATGATTTGAAAATCAACATCTTCGAAGAAGCAACTAAAAACGAACAGAAAGTTCTTTTATTCTGGTATCCAAAAGATTTTACTTTTGTTTGTCCAACAGAACTTCACGCATTCCAGGAGGCTTTAGGTGAATTTGAAAAAAGAAATACCAAAGTGATCGGTGCTTCTTGCGATACCAATGAAGTACACTTCGCGTGGTTAAACACCCCAAAAGATAACGGAGGAATCGAAGGAGTAACTTACCCAATCTTAGCAGATACGCACAGACAATTAGCAAATATTTTAGGAATCGTTGATCAGGATTTTGATTACGATGAAGAAGGAAACGAATCTTTCACTGGTTCAAATGTTACTTACAGAGCAACTTATTTAATTGACGAAACTGGAAAAATCTTCCACGAAGCAGTAAATGATATGCCATTAGGAAGAAACGTAAAAGAATTCTTAAGATTAATCGATGCTTACACTCACGTGCAGAAACATGGTGAAGTTTGTCCGGCAAACTGGGAAGAAGGAAAAGATGCAATGAAAGCAAATAGAGAATCTACCGCAGAATACTTAGCATCTCACTCAAACTAA
- a CDS encoding thioredoxin family protein, which translates to MYTELAEDTLQQIVADNEKVVVQYGATWCGNCRIMKPKFKKLAAENEDIPFLYVDAEKLPESRKLATVDNLPTFAIFKDGKLVNQVQSNQAESLINLFKELN; encoded by the coding sequence ATGTACACAGAATTAGCAGAAGATACGCTACAGCAAATTGTAGCAGACAATGAAAAAGTAGTTGTACAGTATGGTGCAACATGGTGTGGAAACTGCCGAATCATGAAACCAAAATTCAAAAAATTAGCAGCGGAAAATGAAGATATTCCTTTCCTATATGTTGATGCAGAAAAATTACCTGAAAGCCGAAAATTAGCAACCGTAGATAATTTACCTACGTTCGCAATTTTCAAAGACGGGAAATTGGTAAATCAGGTTCAATCTAATCAGGCAGAAAGTCTTATTAATCTTTTTAAAGAACTGAACTAA
- a CDS encoding DUF6952 family protein, which translates to MKLPIIRQFYQTQSVENLEKTLEVIEAFSEFRGTTEEDLNVVGELITNICGALEVHANVANGMAERDALNSFAQKVLGSIDK; encoded by the coding sequence ATGAAATTACCTATAATCAGACAGTTTTATCAAACCCAGTCTGTAGAAAATTTAGAAAAAACTTTAGAAGTTATCGAAGCATTTTCTGAATTCCGAGGAACAACGGAAGAAGATTTGAATGTTGTCGGAGAATTGATTACCAATATCTGTGGCGCACTCGAAGTTCATGCAAATGTTGCCAACGGAATGGCTGAAAGAGACGCCCTAAATTCTTTTGCACAAAAAGTTTTAGGCTCAATCGATAAGTAG
- a CDS encoding NAD(P)/FAD-dependent oxidoreductase, producing the protein MPKEFQFQVSPEAAANEDLLAQQVAKFCKISPKEIQKVVVLKRSFDARQKAVKVNVKGNVFLVDEDYIPAKVELPDYPNVANKQEVIVVGAGPAGLFAALQLIELGLKPIVLERGKDVRGRRRDLKAINVDGIVNEDSNYCFGEGGAGTYSDGKLYTRSKKRGDIDRILELFVGFGATPDIMVDAHPHIGTNKLPKIIQDIREQIIASGGEVLFETRVTDFVVKSNEMQGVVLQNGNVISANKVILATGHSARDIFELLHKRNILIEAKPFALGVRAEHPQELIDKIQYSCDYRGEFLPPAPYSVVKQVNGRGMYSFCMCPGGVIAPCATSPGEVVTNGWSPSKRDQSTANSGIVVELKLEDFKPFQQFGPLAGMEFQKAIEQKAWHLAGETQKVPAQRMVDFTQNKISHDIPKTSYVPGTTSVEMGEVFPGFLSQIMRQGFSEFGKSMKGYMTNEAILHAPESRTSSPVRIPRDHYSLEHLQIKGLYPCGEGAGYAGGIISAAIDGEKCALKVAESLNLI; encoded by the coding sequence ATGCCAAAAGAATTTCAATTTCAAGTATCGCCCGAAGCCGCTGCCAACGAAGATTTGTTAGCACAACAAGTAGCCAAATTTTGTAAGATAAGTCCGAAGGAAATTCAAAAAGTAGTTGTTTTGAAACGTTCTTTTGATGCCCGACAAAAGGCGGTAAAAGTCAATGTTAAGGGAAATGTTTTTTTAGTTGATGAAGATTATATTCCTGCTAAAGTTGAATTACCAGATTATCCGAATGTTGCCAACAAGCAAGAAGTAATTGTGGTAGGAGCTGGTCCGGCTGGACTTTTTGCTGCATTACAATTGATTGAATTGGGATTAAAACCAATCGTTTTAGAACGCGGAAAAGATGTTCGTGGTCGTCGTCGTGATTTGAAAGCAATCAATGTAGATGGAATTGTCAATGAAGATTCTAATTATTGCTTTGGCGAAGGTGGTGCCGGAACTTATTCGGATGGAAAATTATATACGCGTTCAAAAAAGCGTGGCGATATCGATCGAATTTTAGAGCTTTTTGTGGGTTTTGGAGCTACGCCTGATATCATGGTAGATGCTCATCCACATATTGGAACCAATAAATTACCCAAGATTATTCAAGATATTCGGGAACAGATTATCGCTTCCGGTGGAGAAGTTTTATTTGAAACTCGTGTCACTGATTTTGTGGTGAAAAGTAACGAAATGCAAGGTGTTGTTCTTCAAAATGGAAATGTCATTTCGGCGAATAAAGTTATTTTAGCAACGGGACATTCCGCACGTGATATTTTTGAATTACTGCATAAGAGGAATATTCTCATTGAAGCCAAACCTTTTGCATTAGGGGTGCGAGCAGAACATCCACAAGAATTAATAGATAAAATTCAATATTCCTGCGACTACCGTGGTGAATTTTTACCGCCTGCACCATATTCTGTGGTGAAGCAAGTGAACGGTCGTGGGATGTACTCATTTTGTATGTGTCCCGGTGGTGTAATTGCGCCCTGTGCAACGAGTCCGGGAGAAGTAGTTACGAATGGTTGGTCGCCTTCTAAAAGAGATCAGTCTACCGCGAATTCAGGAATTGTAGTGGAATTAAAATTAGAAGATTTCAAACCTTTTCAACAATTTGGGCCTTTAGCCGGGATGGAATTTCAGAAAGCAATAGAACAAAAAGCCTGGCATTTGGCTGGTGAAACTCAAAAAGTTCCGGCGCAACGAATGGTTGATTTTACTCAAAATAAAATTTCACATGATATTCCAAAAACCTCTTATGTTCCCGGAACTACTTCTGTTGAAATGGGAGAAGTTTTCCCGGGGTTTTTAAGTCAAATTATGCGACAAGGCTTTTCAGAATTTGGAAAATCGATGAAAGGTTATATGACGAATGAAGCTATTTTGCACGCGCCAGAAAGCCGAACTTCTTCACCAGTTCGTATTCCAAGAGATCATTATTCTTTGGAACATCTTCAAATTAAAGGTTTGTATCCATGTGGCGAAGGAGCCGGTTACGCAGGTGGAATTATTTCCGCGGCAATCGATGGAGAAAAGTGTGCTTTGAAGGTTGCAGAAAGTTTAAATTTAATATGA
- a CDS encoding GNAT family N-acetyltransferase translates to MNYEIRPMRPEDGDKVLEIFQQGINGGNATFDKVAPTWEAWDTKHFNLCRFVLENEKDEVVGWCALQPVSNRDCFKGVAEVSIYLDGSVQGQGLGTVMMKKLILDSEENNFWTLQAGIFPENLVSVKIHEKHGFTIVGRREKIGEMNGKWRDIILLERRSKVIGV, encoded by the coding sequence ATGAATTACGAAATACGTCCAATGCGTCCGGAAGATGGCGATAAAGTTTTAGAAATTTTTCAACAGGGAATTAATGGCGGAAATGCTACTTTCGATAAAGTGGCGCCGACTTGGGAAGCGTGGGATACCAAGCATTTTAATCTCTGTCGTTTCGTTTTAGAAAATGAAAAGGATGAAGTTGTTGGTTGGTGTGCCTTGCAGCCTGTAAGCAATCGAGATTGTTTTAAAGGAGTTGCTGAAGTTAGTATTTATCTGGATGGTTCTGTTCAGGGACAAGGACTGGGAACCGTAATGATGAAAAAACTCATTTTAGATAGCGAAGAAAATAACTTCTGGACTCTACAGGCCGGAATTTTTCCCGAGAATTTAGTGAGTGTAAAAATTCATGAAAAGCACGGATTCACGATTGTCGGAAGAAGAGAAAAAATAGGAGAGATGAACGGAAAGTGGCGGGATATTATTTTACTGGAACGAAGAAGTAAAGTGATCGGAGTTTAG
- a CDS encoding DUF421 domain-containing protein yields MNPFLDVALRSLAVYLFMFAAIRIFGKNQLSQLNAGDIVLLLLISNAVQNAMVGSNVSLEGGLVAALVLFIANFVVKKIIFKNAKIKSLVESDPEILIKDGIVDNVKMKEQEVSFDELEEAVREHGVEKIEDVKLAVLEVDGNISVISMDKESGSTKFSRRRRKFPRKSHKY; encoded by the coding sequence ATGAATCCATTTCTCGATGTTGCTTTACGCAGTCTTGCGGTCTATCTTTTTATGTTTGCCGCAATTCGGATTTTTGGGAAGAATCAATTATCGCAGCTTAATGCTGGTGATATTGTGTTGCTTCTATTGATTTCAAATGCGGTGCAGAATGCGATGGTTGGTTCTAATGTGAGTTTAGAAGGTGGTTTAGTGGCAGCGCTGGTTTTATTTATAGCCAATTTTGTCGTCAAAAAAATCATTTTTAAAAATGCTAAAATTAAAAGTTTGGTAGAATCTGATCCTGAGATTTTAATTAAAGATGGAATTGTAGATAATGTAAAAATGAAAGAACAGGAAGTGAGTTTTGATGAATTGGAAGAAGCCGTACGTGAACATGGCGTCGAGAAAATTGAAGACGTAAAATTGGCGGTCTTGGAAGTAGATGGAAATATCAGTGTTATTTCTATGGATAAGGAAAGTGGATCTACCAAGTTTTCACGACGTCGCAGAAAGTTCCCGAGAAAAAGCCATAAATATTAA
- the uvrA gene encoding excinuclease ABC subunit UvrA encodes MEDPKEYIEVYGAREHNLKNIDVKIPRNELVVITGLSGSGKSSLAFDTIFAEGQRRYIETFSAYARQFLGGLERPDVDKIDGLSPVIAIEQKTTNKNPRSTVGTVTELYDFLRLLFARVSDAYSLTTGQRLVSYTEEQILEAVKNNYKGEKVMLLAPVVSSRKGHYHELFIQMAKKGYGQARIDGEILDIEYDLKLDRYKTHDIDIVIDRWIIGESASEARMEQSLKTALHMGEGVIGIQKLASDKIEYFSKNLMDADTGHSLALPEPNTFSFNSPKGSCPYCKGLGTVKKVNTDYFVENPKLSINQGGLLPLEDIKSNKWILGQIKNILEIYGLSLATPMKDIPEEAIDYIYNGCHKEINKDLKHAGINKKIKVNFDGLISLINDMIDDKESYDATLLERHFTTEEVCPECNGARLQAASLSFKIDGKNIAEINALSLLDLKEWLIQVEDKFNKNNKIIAHEILKEIKTRLQFLLDVGLDYLSLSRSSRTLSGGESQRIRLATQIGSQLVNVLYILDEPSIGLHQRDNERLIDSLKNLRDIGNSVIVVEHDKDMIMEADEVLDIGPRAGKFGGEVLWQGKPKDLLNADTITADYLTGKRKIEVPEVRREGNGKSLILKGATGNNLKNVNLEIPLGKLVVVTGISGSGKSSLINGTLYPILNQHFYRAVKDPLPYKKLEGIDNIDKIVDVDQTPIGRTPRSNPATYTGMFTDIRNLFAELPESKIRGYKAGRFSFNVKGGRCETCQGGGLKVIEMNFLPDVYVHCETCNGKRFNRETLEVRYKGKSISDVLEMTIDEATEFFQPIPKIFMKVKTMQDVGLGYITLGQQSTTLSGGEAQRIKLATELSKRQTGNTLYILDEPTTGLHFEDVKVLMDAINKLVELGNSFIIIEHNMDVIKLADHIIDVGPEGGFRGGEIIAKGTPEEVARSKKSLTAKFLKRELE; translated from the coding sequence ATGGAAGATCCTAAAGAATATATAGAAGTTTACGGAGCCCGTGAACACAACTTAAAAAATATCGATGTCAAAATTCCCCGCAATGAACTGGTTGTAATCACCGGACTTTCAGGGAGTGGTAAATCGTCGTTGGCTTTTGATACGATTTTCGCGGAAGGTCAGCGAAGATATATCGAAACTTTTTCGGCGTATGCCAGACAATTTCTGGGTGGTTTAGAAAGACCCGATGTTGATAAAATCGACGGACTTTCGCCGGTTATCGCCATCGAACAGAAAACGACCAATAAAAACCCGCGTTCTACAGTTGGAACGGTGACTGAATTATATGACTTTTTACGTTTGCTTTTTGCCAGAGTTTCAGATGCGTACTCGTTAACGACCGGCCAAAGATTGGTCAGTTATACCGAAGAGCAAATTTTAGAGGCCGTGAAAAACAATTACAAAGGAGAAAAGGTAATGTTGTTGGCGCCCGTAGTTAGTTCTCGTAAAGGACATTACCATGAACTTTTTATTCAGATGGCCAAGAAAGGATACGGCCAGGCGAGAATTGATGGCGAAATTCTGGATATCGAATATGATTTAAAACTCGACCGCTACAAAACCCACGATATCGATATTGTTATCGACCGTTGGATTATCGGCGAAAGTGCCTCTGAAGCCAGAATGGAACAATCCCTGAAAACTGCTTTGCACATGGGCGAAGGAGTAATTGGGATCCAGAAATTAGCAAGTGATAAAATAGAATATTTCTCCAAAAATTTAATGGATGCCGATACCGGACATTCATTGGCTTTACCGGAGCCGAACACGTTTTCGTTCAATTCTCCGAAAGGAAGTTGTCCGTATTGCAAAGGATTGGGAACAGTGAAAAAAGTAAACACCGATTATTTTGTTGAAAACCCAAAACTTTCTATAAATCAAGGTGGTTTACTTCCATTAGAAGATATTAAATCGAACAAATGGATTCTGGGTCAAATTAAAAATATTTTAGAAATTTATGGACTTTCGTTGGCAACACCGATGAAAGATATTCCTGAAGAAGCAATCGACTATATTTACAACGGTTGTCATAAAGAAATCAATAAAGATTTAAAACACGCCGGCATTAATAAGAAAATTAAAGTCAATTTTGATGGGCTGATTTCTTTAATTAATGATATGATCGATGACAAAGAAAGTTACGATGCTACTTTGTTAGAACGTCATTTCACCACGGAAGAGGTTTGTCCGGAATGTAATGGAGCGCGTTTGCAAGCGGCGAGTTTAAGTTTTAAAATCGATGGAAAAAATATTGCAGAAATTAATGCTTTATCGCTTCTTGATTTAAAGGAATGGTTGATTCAGGTTGAAGATAAATTCAATAAAAACAATAAAATAATCGCTCACGAAATTCTGAAGGAAATCAAAACCAGATTGCAGTTTTTGCTCGATGTCGGTTTAGATTATCTGAGTTTGAGCAGAAGTTCACGAACCCTTTCTGGTGGGGAATCTCAACGGATTCGGTTGGCAACACAAATCGGTTCGCAATTGGTGAATGTTCTTTATATTTTAGATGAGCCATCGATTGGTTTGCATCAAAGAGATAACGAAAGACTGATCGATTCTTTGAAAAATTTACGCGATATCGGAAATTCTGTAATCGTTGTTGAACACGACAAAGACATGATTATGGAGGCTGATGAGGTTTTGGATATTGGTCCGCGCGCCGGAAAATTCGGTGGTGAAGTTCTTTGGCAAGGAAAGCCGAAAGATTTATTAAATGCCGATACGATCACTGCAGATTATCTGACCGGAAAACGTAAAATCGAAGTTCCGGAAGTTCGTAGAGAAGGAAATGGTAAATCACTAATTCTAAAAGGTGCGACGGGAAATAATCTGAAGAATGTGAATTTAGAAATTCCTTTGGGAAAACTGGTTGTAGTAACGGGGATTTCGGGAAGTGGAAAATCTTCTTTGATTAATGGAACTTTGTATCCAATTCTAAATCAGCATTTTTACAGAGCGGTAAAAGATCCTTTGCCGTACAAAAAATTGGAAGGAATTGATAATATCGACAAAATTGTAGATGTTGATCAAACGCCTATTGGTAGAACGCCACGTTCAAATCCCGCGACTTATACGGGAATGTTTACCGATATCAGAAATCTTTTTGCAGAACTTCCGGAGTCTAAAATCCGAGGTTATAAAGCAGGACGATTCTCCTTTAATGTAAAAGGCGGACGCTGTGAAACCTGTCAAGGTGGAGGTTTGAAAGTCATTGAAATGAATTTCTTGCCCGATGTATATGTTCATTGTGAAACGTGCAATGGAAAACGATTTAACCGTGAAACCTTAGAAGTTCGGTACAAAGGAAAATCTATTTCTGACGTATTGGAAATGACGATTGATGAAGCGACAGAATTCTTCCAGCCAATTCCGAAAATCTTCATGAAAGTGAAAACGATGCAGGATGTTGGTTTGGGATATATCACGCTCGGACAACAATCTACAACTTTAAGTGGAGGAGAAGCACAAAGAATTAAACTCGCCACAGAATTATCAAAAAGGCAAACCGGAAATACTTTATATATTCTAGATGAACCTACGACAGGACTGCATTTTGAAGACGTAAAAGTGTTGATGGATGCGATTAATAAACTGGTTGAATTAGGTAACTCTTTCATCATCATCGAACATAATATGGATGTGATCAAACTTGCAGATCATATTATCGACGTTGGTCCGGAAGGAGGCTTCCGCGGCGGAGAAATTATCGCGAAAGGAACTCCGGAAGAAGTAGCGCGATCGAAAAAATCATTGACCGCGAAGTTTTTGAAAAGAGAATTAGAGTAA
- a CDS encoding SDR family NAD(P)-dependent oxidoreductase: protein MENLKGQVVIVTGGASGIGGALTSVLVKRGASVVAVDINEEAGQNKVKESPQNIAFLNGDVSKESVAEEAVKLAVSKFGKLTGLVNNAHASRQKPLMELTADDWALSFGTGFNATLHFMKAAYAELKKSKGSVVNFGSGAALNGQATQASYAAAKEAIRGLSRVAATEWGKDNIRVNVVCPLALTEGVIKWRESSPEQYKQIADHIPLSHFGDPENDIAPIVAFLLSDDSQYMTGQTIMADGGDIKLR from the coding sequence ATGGAAAATTTAAAAGGACAAGTCGTAATCGTAACAGGTGGAGCGTCGGGAATTGGCGGTGCTTTAACATCGGTTCTCGTAAAACGTGGCGCCTCGGTAGTTGCTGTAGACATCAACGAAGAAGCCGGACAAAATAAAGTAAAAGAAAGTCCGCAAAACATTGCATTCCTAAACGGTGACGTATCCAAAGAATCCGTGGCAGAAGAAGCAGTAAAGTTGGCGGTTTCAAAATTTGGAAAACTAACGGGATTAGTCAACAACGCACACGCTTCTCGCCAAAAACCTTTGATGGAATTGACGGCAGATGACTGGGCTTTATCTTTTGGAACTGGATTTAATGCAACCCTTCATTTTATGAAAGCCGCCTATGCTGAATTAAAAAAATCAAAAGGCTCGGTGGTCAATTTCGGATCCGGTGCCGCCCTGAATGGCCAGGCTACGCAGGCAAGTTACGCCGCTGCCAAAGAAGCGATTCGAGGTTTGAGCCGTGTTGCCGCGACGGAATGGGGAAAAGATAATATTCGGGTTAATGTCGTTTGCCCACTGGCTTTAACTGAAGGTGTTATTAAATGGCGAGAAAGCAGTCCGGAGCAGTATAAGCAAATTGCCGATCATATTCCGTTGAGTCATTTCGGAGACCCTGAAAACGATATCGCACCAATTGTGGCTTTTCTATTGAGCGACGACAGTCAGTATATGACAGGTCAGACCATTATGGCAGATGGCGGCGATATTAAATTAAGATAA
- a CDS encoding formate--tetrahydrofolate ligase → MSFPTDLEIAESADIQLIKNIADKVGIDHDDLEYYGKYKAKIPLKYIDEEKIKKAKLILVTAINPTPAGEGKTTVSVGLNDGLCKIGKKSIAVLREPSLGPVFGVKGGAAGGGYAQLIPMVDINLHFTGDFSAIEKANNLLSALIDNNLQNKVYSLNIDPRTIVWKRVMDMNDRSLRNIVVGLGGSNNGITREEGFNITPASEVMAILCLSNDFEDLKNRLGNIFVGYTFDKKPIFARDLKAENAMAILLKDAIKPNLVQTLEGNPAILHGGPFANIAQGTNTIIATKTGLSLADYVVTEAGFGADLGAEKFLHIKCHYGKMKPDAYVIVATIRALRYHGGAKKGEYEHPNLECLKNGFENLEKHIENALKFGMQPIVAINHFATDSQEEIEFLISACAKLNVKAIVADEFTKGGDGMIDLAEEVVRCAAHCGNDFKPLYNVEDSVEHKIETIAKEVYGAESVVYSQKAKNQLKTIYDLNFDKLPICMAKTQKSLSDDETKIGRPSNFKITVREFEFAAGAGFIIPVLGDMMRMPGLPNVPAAEGMHIDKNGKITGLS, encoded by the coding sequence ATGAGTTTCCCTACCGATCTAGAAATTGCAGAATCCGCCGACATTCAATTGATCAAAAATATTGCTGATAAAGTAGGCATTGATCATGATGACCTGGAATATTACGGAAAGTACAAAGCCAAAATACCTTTAAAATATATCGATGAAGAAAAGATTAAAAAAGCAAAACTTATTTTAGTTACTGCCATTAATCCAACTCCGGCCGGTGAAGGAAAAACCACCGTTTCTGTTGGTTTGAATGACGGTTTATGTAAGATTGGTAAAAAATCAATTGCGGTTTTACGTGAACCTTCACTTGGGCCGGTTTTCGGTGTTAAAGGTGGCGCTGCCGGTGGCGGTTATGCGCAACTCATTCCTATGGTTGATATTAACCTCCATTTTACGGGAGATTTTTCAGCGATTGAAAAGGCGAACAACTTACTTTCTGCGTTGATTGATAATAATTTACAAAACAAAGTATACTCTTTAAATATTGATCCAAGAACCATCGTTTGGAAGCGCGTGATGGATATGAATGACCGTTCCTTGCGAAATATTGTCGTTGGATTAGGTGGCTCCAATAACGGAATTACGCGGGAAGAAGGTTTCAATATTACGCCGGCGAGTGAAGTGATGGCGATCTTATGTTTAAGCAATGACTTCGAAGATTTGAAAAATAGATTAGGAAATATTTTCGTGGGTTATACTTTTGACAAAAAACCAATTTTCGCGCGAGATTTAAAAGCAGAAAATGCGATGGCGATTTTATTAAAAGATGCCATTAAACCAAATCTGGTTCAGACTTTAGAAGGAAATCCGGCGATTCTTCACGGTGGACCTTTTGCGAATATTGCGCAAGGAACCAATACGATTATCGCTACAAAAACAGGACTTTCTCTCGCAGATTACGTTGTTACAGAAGCGGGATTCGGAGCCGATCTCGGTGCTGAAAAATTCCTGCATATCAAATGTCATTACGGAAAAATGAAACCTGACGCTTACGTGATTGTCGCTACCATTCGTGCTTTGCGTTATCATGGTGGGGCGAAAAAAGGAGAATATGAACATCCTAATTTAGAATGTCTGAAAAATGGATTTGAAAATCTGGAAAAACATATTGAAAACGCACTGAAATTTGGAATGCAGCCAATTGTTGCCATTAATCATTTTGCAACAGATTCTCAGGAAGAGATTGAATTTTTAATAAGTGCCTGTGCAAAACTAAATGTAAAAGCAATTGTGGCAGATGAGTTTACAAAAGGAGGTGACGGAATGATCGACCTGGCCGAGGAAGTTGTTCGCTGTGCGGCTCATTGTGGCAACGACTTCAAACCATTATATAATGTTGAAGATTCTGTGGAACATAAAATTGAAACCATTGCGAAAGAAGTTTACGGCGCAGAAAGTGTGGTTTATTCCCAGAAAGCAAAAAATCAACTGAAAACTATTTACGATTTAAATTTTGACAAACTGCCTATCTGCATGGCCAAAACTCAGAAATCTTTAAGCGACGACGAAACTAAAATCGGGCGACCTTCGAATTTCAAAATTACGGTTCGTGAATTTGAATTTGCTGCCGGTGCGGGATTCATCATTCCGGTTTTAGGTGACATGATGAGAATGCCGGGATTGCCTAATGTTCCCGCTGCGGAAGGAATGCACATCGATAAAAATGGAAAAATTACGGGATTAAGTTAA
- a CDS encoding class I SAM-dependent methyltransferase, which yields MENYLDINRKLWNAKVDSHLKSDFYFVDEFLKGRTSLNSIELDLLGDIKDKKILHLQCHFGQDSISLSRLGAKVTGIDLSDKSIEAAKDLAKKCGTDTEFIVSDVYDLPNVLHDKFDIVYTTYGTIGWLPDLQKWAEVISKFLKPGGKLIFVEFHPVVWMYDNDFTFVQYSYFNDQQIIETNDGTYADRTADLANEEVSWNHSLSEVLTSLLDENLQLQSFQEYNWSPYPCFRHMEEIEKGKYQIPQFGNKIPLVYSLVAEKK from the coding sequence ATGGAAAACTATCTCGACATCAATCGCAAATTATGGAATGCAAAAGTCGATTCGCATTTAAAGTCTGATTTCTATTTTGTAGACGAGTTTTTAAAAGGCCGAACTTCTTTAAACTCAATTGAATTAGATCTTTTAGGAGATATTAAAGATAAAAAAATCTTGCATCTTCAATGTCATTTCGGACAGGATTCTATTTCACTTTCTCGATTGGGAGCAAAAGTTACAGGAATCGATTTGTCAGATAAATCCATTGAAGCAGCAAAAGATTTAGCCAAGAAATGCGGAACAGATACCGAATTCATTGTTTCAGATGTTTACGATTTACCTAATGTTTTGCATGACAAATTCGATATTGTTTATACGACTTACGGAACAATTGGTTGGCTTCCCGACTTACAGAAATGGGCCGAAGTCATTTCAAAATTCCTAAAACCCGGCGGCAAATTAATCTTCGTGGAATTTCATCCGGTCGTTTGGATGTACGATAATGATTTCACTTTTGTGCAATACAGTTATTTTAATGATCAACAGATTATAGAAACCAACGATGGAACTTATGCCGACCGAACTGCAGATTTGGCCAATGAAGAAGTAAGTTGGAATCATTCCCTGTCCGAAGTTCTGACCAGTCTGTTAGATGAAAATCTGCAACTGCAATCTTTTCAGGAATACAATTGGTCGCCGTATCCATGTTTCCGCCATATGGAAGAAATCGAAAAAGGAAAATATCAAATTCCCCAGTTTGGAAATAAAATACCGCTCGTTTACTCTCTCGTCGCCGAGAAAAAATAA
- a CDS encoding EamA family transporter, whose amino-acid sequence MWWIYALLSAFFAALTAIFAKVGVENVNSNLATAIRTVVVLVMIWMIVFFRNEYKAIGELSSRNWIFLTISGFATGFSWIFYFKALQMGEVSKVAGIDKLSLALTIIFAVIFLGETLTWKTAVGASLIIAGTLFLIWK is encoded by the coding sequence ATGTGGTGGATTTACGCTTTATTATCGGCTTTCTTTGCTGCACTAACTGCGATTTTCGCTAAAGTCGGCGTAGAAAATGTAAACTCGAATTTGGCGACTGCCATTCGAACAGTTGTTGTTTTAGTCATGATTTGGATGATTGTTTTCTTCCGAAATGAATATAAAGCAATCGGCGAATTATCTTCAAGAAACTGGATTTTTCTTACCATCTCAGGATTTGCAACCGGATTTTCCTGGATCTTCTATTTTAAAGCATTACAAATGGGCGAAGTTTCAAAAGTTGCCGGCATCGATAAACTCAGTTTGGCTTTGACCATTATTTTTGCAGTGATTTTTTTAGGAGAAACTTTAACTTGGAAAACAGCAGTTGGAGCATCATTAATAATCGCTGGAACTCTATTTTTAATTTGGAAATAA